A genomic window from Arthrobacter globiformis includes:
- the sufU gene encoding Fe-S cluster assembly sulfur transfer protein SufU produces MSLDQLYQQIILDHSKARHGSGLTATAAPDGASTGQSHQLNPVCGDEVTLRVAVDHGTVTQLAWDGAGCSISMASASVLSELAEGMTVDELRSVIGNFREVLRSRGKIPADPEILGDAAAFEGVARYAARVKCAMISWVAAEDALNQAA; encoded by the coding sequence ATGAGCCTCGACCAGCTTTACCAGCAGATCATCCTGGACCACTCCAAGGCCAGGCACGGCAGCGGACTGACCGCAACGGCCGCCCCGGACGGCGCGTCCACAGGCCAGTCACACCAGCTCAACCCCGTGTGCGGCGACGAGGTCACCCTGCGCGTGGCCGTTGACCACGGCACGGTCACGCAGCTGGCATGGGACGGGGCCGGCTGCTCGATCTCCATGGCCTCGGCCTCTGTGCTGAGCGAGCTGGCCGAGGGCATGACTGTGGACGAGCTCCGCTCGGTGATCGGGAACTTCCGCGAGGTCCTGCGCTCCCGCGGGAAAATCCCCGCCGACCCGGAAATCCTGGGCGATGCCGCGGCCTTCGAGGGCGTGGCCCGCTACGCGGCAAGGGTAAAGTGCGCCATGATTTCCTGGGTTGCGGCCGAGGATGCCCTGAACCAGGCAGCCTGA
- the nhaA gene encoding Na+/H+ antiporter NhaA: MPKSSLPSGKFRVFSRSTYPEYLRIAAILRTETVGGALLLAATAAALIWANSPAADAYFGLRDFKVGYEPWHLQLSLGHWASDGLLALFFFIAGLELKREFVSGDLRRPSRAVVPVTAAVGGVAAPAIIYALIVWNQGAEALRGWAIPTAADIAFALAVLAVINTHLPAALRTFLLTLAVVDDLIAIGIIAFFYSSGLQPGLLLAALVPLALFAWLVQKRVSRWYLLLPLAAGTWGLVHASGIHATVAGVLLGFTVPVAASRRDRRHPGTGTDGVGTGMAERLEHLLRPLSAGFAVPVFAFFSAGVALGGASGLMSALADPVAVGIVAALIAGKALGVFGATFLVTKTTRAQLDDGLKWVDVAGLALLAGVGFTVSLLIAELSFGSGSARDGHAKVAILAGSLTAAALAAIVLKARNRHYRRLEAEEARDDDGDGVPDLFERSEQDG, encoded by the coding sequence ATGCCCAAGTCCTCCCTCCCGTCCGGGAAATTCCGGGTATTCAGCCGCTCCACCTACCCCGAGTACCTCCGCATTGCCGCGATCCTCCGGACGGAGACGGTCGGCGGCGCGCTCCTCCTGGCCGCCACGGCTGCCGCCCTGATCTGGGCCAACTCCCCCGCGGCGGACGCCTACTTTGGATTGCGCGACTTCAAGGTGGGCTACGAGCCCTGGCACCTGCAGCTGAGCCTGGGGCATTGGGCTTCCGATGGACTGCTCGCCCTCTTCTTCTTCATCGCCGGGCTGGAACTCAAACGCGAGTTTGTTTCCGGCGACCTGCGCCGGCCGTCCCGGGCGGTCGTCCCTGTGACGGCGGCAGTGGGCGGAGTTGCCGCGCCAGCCATCATCTACGCCCTCATCGTCTGGAACCAGGGTGCCGAAGCCCTGCGGGGGTGGGCGATCCCCACCGCCGCCGACATTGCGTTCGCGCTGGCAGTGCTCGCCGTCATCAACACCCACCTCCCGGCGGCGCTGCGGACATTCCTGCTCACCCTCGCCGTGGTGGATGACCTGATCGCCATCGGAATCATTGCGTTCTTCTACTCCTCCGGGCTTCAGCCGGGCCTGTTGCTCGCCGCCCTGGTCCCGCTGGCACTCTTCGCCTGGCTGGTGCAGAAGCGGGTCAGCCGCTGGTACCTGCTCCTGCCGCTGGCGGCGGGCACATGGGGCCTCGTCCACGCGTCCGGCATCCATGCCACGGTGGCCGGCGTCCTGCTCGGCTTCACCGTTCCGGTGGCTGCCTCGCGGCGGGACCGCCGCCACCCGGGGACCGGCACCGACGGCGTCGGCACCGGCATGGCCGAACGCCTGGAACACCTGCTCCGGCCGCTGTCTGCAGGATTTGCGGTTCCTGTCTTCGCGTTCTTCTCGGCAGGCGTTGCGCTCGGCGGCGCCTCCGGCCTGATGTCCGCACTGGCCGACCCCGTGGCCGTGGGCATCGTGGCGGCATTGATCGCCGGCAAGGCCCTTGGCGTCTTCGGGGCTACATTCCTGGTCACGAAAACCACCCGCGCACAGCTCGACGACGGGCTGAAGTGGGTCGACGTCGCCGGGCTGGCTCTTTTGGCAGGCGTCGGCTTCACCGTGTCGCTGCTCATCGCCGAACTGAGTTTCGGCTCGGGCTCAGCCCGGGACGGCCACGCAAAAGTGGCCATCCTGGCCGGTTCGCTGACCGCCGCGGCGCTGGCCGCCATCGTGCTTAAGGCCCGCAACAGGCACTACCGCCGCCTGGAGGCGGAGGAGGCAAGGGACGACGACGGCGACGGCGTCCCGGATCTCTTCGAACGGTCCGAACAGGACGGCTAA
- a CDS encoding SCO4848 family membrane protein, with amino-acid sequence MDVPAFLALVLVVSGVWSLVVWPQFLRRVMKDPRARDAAGKATKFLTVHVVLVTVSMVLGAATAAIGIAALVS; translated from the coding sequence GTGGACGTCCCTGCCTTCCTTGCCCTGGTCCTGGTTGTTTCGGGCGTGTGGTCCCTGGTGGTGTGGCCGCAATTCCTGCGCCGCGTCATGAAGGACCCGCGGGCACGGGACGCCGCCGGCAAGGCCACGAAGTTCCTCACCGTCCACGTGGTCCTGGTGACGGTGTCCATGGTGTTGGGTGCCGCCACAGCCGCCATCGGAATCGCGGCGCTCGTCAGCTGA
- a CDS encoding DUF2505 domain-containing protein: MALSASTTLPHGVDSVTAVFANEDFQRHTSEYVGGTLESFTVAGDIAGEFSTTSVRTLPTTRLPEIARKFVGESLKVTQVENWDAPAADGSRQSTISLKIAGAPIDVSAVQRLVADAGSTRVELEGNVTSSVPFLGGKIADAAEPMVGKALNIQSQQAQAWLESH; this comes from the coding sequence ATGGCACTGAGTGCATCCACCACCCTTCCCCACGGCGTCGACAGCGTCACCGCAGTCTTCGCGAACGAGGACTTCCAGCGCCACACCAGCGAATACGTCGGCGGCACCCTCGAGTCCTTCACCGTGGCGGGCGACATCGCTGGAGAGTTCAGCACCACGTCGGTGCGTACCCTCCCCACGACGCGCCTGCCGGAAATCGCCCGCAAGTTCGTCGGCGAGAGCCTCAAGGTGACCCAGGTGGAAAACTGGGACGCCCCGGCAGCCGACGGTTCGCGCCAGAGCACCATCTCGCTGAAGATCGCCGGCGCGCCGATCGACGTGTCCGCGGTCCAGCGTCTCGTGGCGGACGCGGGCAGCACGCGGGTTGAACTCGAAGGCAACGTCACGTCCTCCGTGCCGTTCCTGGGCGGCAAGATCGCCGACGCCGCCGAGCCCATGGTGGGCAAGGCGCTGAACATCCAGTCGCAGCAGGCCCAGGCCTGGCTCGAAAGCCACTAG